tatcttttaatataataagtaatttatttttagattttactACTAACTTATAATATCTTATGAGCactgtttatatttattttattaattttaaaacaaattaaataggaaaaaaagttgtcacttttttttattataaatttcaatataGAATTAATATACTTCAATAGATGTATGTGCTAATTGGAGAATGCCAAACAATTTCAACTCAaggatatttaattaaaaataaaagtttcgtTGAAAATATGAgagaataattttatgtaagtTAAATTCACAATTTTTCTTGGTGCGGGGTTAATTTAATTTCGTTTTTTAACGGCACGGCTTGACTTAACTCAGAAACAACCAAGACCACATTCTAGTACAATGACCACACAAAAGAAGACAAAAAGCGAAATTAGATTAAATCCGCTAATGCTAACGTGGGGCTTCTCTCTCTCAGTGCTCTGTAATGTTTGTTAATGTTAATGTTTATGTTTAATGTTAAtgttctctctctcactctctgtTTCACACCGCTTCCAGCTCATGCCATTACTCAGTTTGATGTTGTCGGGATTTTCTACATTGCACAATCTATATGGTGCTGTTTGGAGCTTCTCTTTCTTTCCCACCAACTTTCCTAGGAATCAAACACCCTGGACTCGGTGAGCTTTCTTGTCACAGTGACAATGTTTTTGATTTCTTTCAATTCAATTTTCCCTTCTACCACTGTGAGTGTTGATTCTGAGCTTTCCAAGCTGAGTGGTATTTGTTTTCTGAGCAACTGAAAAAGAACGATCTCGATTTGCACTCTTTAGAAGGAAAGTCTTTGACTTTGAGCATAATGTAGCCACCCTTTGTGGAGTGTTAGTGTTTGTTGCTCACTCAATGTTCAGTTGATTCTCCATATAGTTGGAACTCTGCTTTGAgctttgaagaagaaaatgttCGGGTTCTCTCGCAGGCACATGAAACTTGGCAGGTGAAgatttgttctttcaaagctttttttttataccCAATTAAGAGGTACCACTATTCTTTTTAGGGTGCTTTTGGataaacaacttaattaagCACTTATGTTTGTGCTTATCTATACGTTTTTTCTACGattgaagattaaattattttcatgttgtaaGTTACTTTTAAAAGCTATGTTCAACAGTTTATTGAAATAAAGCTAAAAACACATTATGGACATATCATAAGTCATAAGCTTTCTCAAATACTTACATAAGTATGTATGTCATAAGATAagttgtaaataaaatcttCCAAATGCACTAATTTCAATGGTTTGCTGTTGTGTTTTCTCAGTAGATTGAAGGTCCAACTTTCTGACACCACCCTGGGAACTAGAAGTCCCATCAGGCACCATAAGCGAAATGTAAACTCCAATGTGAGTTTTTCAGCTATTCCTTGACCCTTGTGTGGGATTGGGATTGAATTTGAAATAATGAGTGTGGCCACTGATAAAGCTTCTTTCAGGGTGATAGAGTTACAGGGACAAGTGGTCATTCTGAGAAAATGCTTTCATCTGCTGCACCTGATATGCATACTTGTACATCAGGTAGCTCCGAGAACTGGATGGTGTTGTCAATTTCAGGGGATAAGCCTACTCCTAGATCCTATGTATGTAAATTTGTGATTCTTGTTATATTTTACATTTGGTCCTGAGTCTTTTTCTGGAAGTTTTATGACTTCTGAGCAGTTTTGGCAAATGACTTAACTATCACTCTTTGTGAATAGCATGCTGCAGCTGTCATTCAAAATAAGATGATAGTGGTTGGTGGTGAATCCGGGAGTGGATTGTTAGACGACGTGCAGGTGAGGGAACATTTCTTTGTTTTGGAATTGGAAGATTTATGAGAGGGAGATTGTTGCTATACATGAGCATCAATATTAACATTAActaatgttattaaaaaaaaatattaactaattattTGGTTATTGGCTCATCATACAAACTGCGATCTATACAATTCACTTTTGTTGTCCAGGTGCTAAATTTTGACAGATTTTCGTGGACCATGGCATCGTCTAAGCTTTACTTGTCACCAAGCAGTCTTCCACTAAAGCTTCCAGCTTGCAAGGGGCATTGTTTGGTACTTTTATCTATGGTTTTAACAACATATTGTCAGCATGCTGACATGTTTATTTGTATTCTATCCAAGTGACCTTGATAATGCTCTCATCATAGACATTGAATAACCTGTCTGTTACAATGAAAGTTCACGAACCTgaatttgtaacaaaaagaaatggCCACCCTTGCATGTCCAAGCACAGTGTTCACCAGTAAATTGTGGCTATTATAAATTTGCTGTTTGATGATACAAGAAATCAAATTTTCATTCGGGATTGATAATTAGCACCTTTCCCATATTTAATGGTAACTTGTTTAAACTTTATACTTGACAATGATTTAACCTGGtctcaattttcttgtgtttgATGATAATTTGACCAGGTTTCTTGGGGGGGAAAGGCACTCCTCATTGGAGGGAAAACAGACCCAGCAAGTGACAAAATTTCTGGTTCACCCTCATCTTCTTCACATATGTAATAGCTTTGTCCTTGTTCATGCTGCAAAATTGTTCTAATTGTCTTTCTGATTTTTGTAGTATGGGCATTTGATACAGATACAGAGTGCTGGTCACCCATGGAAGCAAAGGGAGACATACCGGTATGAATtttcatttgataaaattgcaAATTCATTTAAGGTAGAAAGTTGATCTTGGAGATTTTCCATATTAGGAATCCAAATATTAGGGCATATGCTACTGAATTGCCATTTTCATATATTGTTTAATCATATTATTACttaatatatcataaatcaTGGTATTCATTACATCATGCACTATTATATCTAGGTTCAATGTATCGTAATAATTAAGTAATTGTATCTTTGTGTTTATTACATTCGTGTGTGgtgtaggttttttttttatttagaaatttgTGTTCAACATACATCTATTTTGACTATGTTCACAAGACATTTAAGCTAATTTCTAATTGTTTTTACCACTATTcggtaaacaagttttttttagtagtttctaatattttttttaaatgttacttGAAATAGTGTTTTTTAATACGCTaccactttttatattttcttctacctttatctttaatgtatttattcattttcattgttacattttttaaataaatcatgactTTATTAGTTTTACggaacacttataatttaatgagtTAGCTTTTTAGCTTTGAGATAGTTTTGTCCAACATAGCCTTTATCTCTCTTAACCAAAATAAttctttatcaattaaaatatgttaatgaGTTTGTGTTAGAATGTGTCGTCCAGGACTCTAGTGAAATGGACAGCTTTTTGACAAGCTAAATTGTCAGGAAGACATGAGCTGGAAGAATTGCACACTAAGAATATAGAAACTGAATGAGAATATGACACATCAGCTGAActaatgtatgataaattttgttCTTGGCAGGTTGCTCGCAGTGGTCACACTGTTGTTATGGCTAACTCTGTTTTAATATTGTTTGGAGGAGAAGATGTAAAAAGGAGGAAACTGAATGATCTACATATGTTTGATCTCAAATCCTTGACATGGCTTCCACTTCACTACACGTAAATGTTTTTACGCTTTGTTGTGattgatttcttctttttctttttctttttttaagttcaaaaacaaaatttatgacTTCCATGTGACTATCTGCTGATAAGGACCTGATTTAAATGTTTCCTTGCTTTTGTAATGTAATGctgtgttctttttttttttacccccATACTACCTGCTGAAATATCATATCACTAACAGGGGAGCAGCACCTTGTCCTAGATTCAACCATGTGGCAGCTCTTTATGATGgtaaaattctatttatatttGGAGGAGCATCAAAATCCAGGACCTTGAATGACTTGTATTCACTTGACTTTGAAACAGTGAGCTCTCTATATCAGtgaaacttttttatttctccaAAATGAAGATTAAATGCTCATTCATTGTGTAATTTAAtgaaagtatattttctttcagaTGGCATggtcaagaataaaaatacgtGGTTTCCATCCATCACCAAGAGCTGGTTGCTGTGGTGTTTTATGTGGCACTAAATGGTATATTACAGGAGGTGGAAGCAAGAAAAAACGTATGCTTTTTAAAGGATGAAGCATTTATTCGTAATATTAGAGCATAcattttatttctatcttttgAACTTAGACTTTTACACTTCAGCTAcagtaaaaaagtaatttatgcATGAATTTTACTGATTTAGTTCTTGGTTACTATATTGCATTTGAGTTATTCCTCTTACCTTTCATTCCAGTCATCTGCATCTGTTAATCACTACAATGCTTTTGATTGAATAGCCTTTGTGAGCACTCCTTGTATTTTTTGTGTTTGGAACTTTCATTTAATCAATGTTCCTTGGTAACTTGAAATCAATACTCACATAATAAGAAGATCATCTTACTGAAAGGGAGGTTAATTCCaactataaagaaaagaaaaaaaatgtgtattgtAATAAGAACACAAGCATTTGAGATTTGATCTCTGCCATTTAGTTTTACTGCTTGTATCACTTCCTGTTTCACATATAACTTGTCTCTTATTCtactttttttgtaaatttctaATTTCCCTTGTATTTTTCAGGACATGGGGAGACTTTGGTATATGATGTTGTAAAAAGTGAATGGTCTGTGGCAATAACATCACCTCCATCTTCTATTACTACCAACCAGGTGagctttttatttttcccaCCACGTTTACCTTTCATTCATCTGTTGCTACCTCATTGCTAGTTCACTGCACATTTATTGACATTAATGTATTCCATTTAGCCTTTTGTGCTTATTATAGGGACTTGGGCATAACGGGGTGCCTAAGTCCGACTCGGTGGAGTACTTAAGTGGCTTGGTTCTCCCCTCTTGACACCTATCTTTTAGTGGAGGGTTTTCCAAGTGCTTGGGTGGCGGGTGCTTATCAGCTTATAactcaaattttgttttatggtgGTGATGAAATCTCTAGCTaggaattaaaagaagaaagtttTTCTTGTGGAAATCATAGGGGAGCGCAAAAAAAGTTATGAGTAACACAATTTTACACATTCTAATAAAAAGCTTTCTTCTTTTAGTTCCTTAACAGGGTCCTTACTGGTTAGCATtagcttttagtttttatattttctctacgAGATTTTTGTTCAACCTATGAGCTGTAAATTGACTATTAGGAAATTATTTCTAGATGTGTTATATTTGGTATTAGGAGTACAACTAATTCATTTCCTGACTTAATTCTTAAATCTCCTGCAGTAGCCGATTTTGTTTGTATGATTGACCATCTTTTTCTAAGTGTTTAAAAAGCTTGTATATAATATCTGTTATATTAGCAGGGTTTTAGCCTAACACTCGTGCAACACAAGGATAAAGACTTCCTTGTTGCATTTGGGGGATCCAAAAAAGAGCCATCAAATCAGGTTTGACATAAATGCATGAAGTTGGTGTATGGATTAATTTTATGGaacttttaatctttttcttcttgacTGTATTAGGTGGAAGTGTTGATaacagaaaaaaatgaattcgtCCTGAGAAGACGACCGACTTCTACCAAAGATCCAAGATCTATACTACTTGATTCATTATCTGCTGGATTGGCTTCTCAACTTAAAAATGACTCTTCACAACGTTTGATTAACTCTGTTGCTCGACAAAATCTTGCATCCGTAATTGAACATAGTTCTGAAAGGAAATCTCTGTCAGAATCCCTTCTTGTAGAATATTCCGATTCTCTCCCTACCAACATCTCCCTTCGCAGGCAAtttgatcatgatgaaggataCAATGCAGATGTCAGGATTGGCAAACATTCGGAAGATAAAAGTTCTTTGACTCGGGTA
The nucleotide sequence above comes from Glycine soja cultivar W05 chromosome 11, ASM419377v2, whole genome shotgun sequence. Encoded proteins:
- the LOC114374278 gene encoding acyl-CoA-binding domain-containing protein 6-like isoform X1 codes for the protein MFGFSRRHMKLGSRLKVQLSDTTLGTRSPIRHHKRNVNSNGDRVTGTSGHSEKMLSSAAPDMHTCTSGSSENWMVLSISGDKPTPRSYHAAAVIQNKMIVVGGESGSGLLDDVQVLNFDRFSWTMASSKLYLSPSSLPLKLPACKGHCLVSWGGKALLIGGKTDPASDKISVWAFDTDTECWSPMEAKGDIPVARSGHTVVMANSVLILFGGEDVKRRKLNDLHMFDLKSLTWLPLHYTGAAPCPRFNHVAALYDGKILFIFGGASKSRTLNDLYSLDFETMAWSRIKIRGFHPSPRAGCCGVLCGTKWYITGGGSKKKRHGETLVYDVVKSEWSVAITSPPSSITTNQGFSLTLVQHKDKDFLVAFGGSKKEPSNQVEVLITEKNEFVLRRRPTSTKDPRSILLDSLSAGLASQLKNDSSQRLINSVARQNLASVIEHSSERKSLSESLLVEYSDSLPTNISLRRQFDHDEGYNADVRIGKHSEDKSSLTRAADHRTNQNDPRNHMSRNGAKTNMEEQVLVSGSSNQQNLGFGNPLLESDDVSFPDNSKLGSLSTDSNIHHYYETKVASLMRKFGILEGQLSAALASREAAEKSLASAFKSRQEMERKLADTLKEMELLREKLVNAELAQEEANNLSNMVHADNVRLEHDVAFLKAVLDDTQKELHSTRGVLAAERTRALQLQVEVFHLKQRLQSMENRVPTPRKPFQV
- the LOC114374278 gene encoding acyl-CoA-binding domain-containing protein 6-like isoform X2; protein product: MFGFSRRHMKLGSRLKVQLSDTTLGTRSPIRHHKRNVNSNGDRVTGTSGHSEKMLSSAAPDMHTCTSGSSENWMVLSISGDKPTPRSYHAAAVIQNKMIVVGGESGSGLLDDVQVLNFDRFSWTMASSKLYLSPSSLPLKLPACKGHCLVSWGGKALLIGGKTDPASDKISVWAFDTDTECWSPMEAKGDIPVARSGHTVVMANSVLILFGGEDVKRRKLNDLHMFDLKSLTWLPLHYTGAAPCPRFNHVAALYDGKILFIFGGASKSRTLNDLYSLDFETMAWSRIKIRGFHPSPRAGCCGVLCGTKWYITGGGSKKKRHGETLVYDVVKSEWSVAITSPPSSITTNQGFSLTLVQHKDKDFLVAFGGSKKEPSNQVEVLITEKNEFVLRRRPTSTKDPRSILLDSLSAGLASQLKNDSSQRLINSVARQNLASVIEHSSERKSLSESLLVEYSDSLPTNISLRRQFDHDEGYNADVRIGKHSEDKSSLTRAADHRTNQNDPRNHMSRNGAKTNMEQNLGFGNPLLESDDVSFPDNSKLGSLSTDSNIHHYYETKVASLMRKFGILEGQLSAALASREAAEKSLASAFKSRQEMERKLADTLKEMELLREKLVNAELAQEEANNLSNMVHADNVRLEHDVAFLKAVLDDTQKELHSTRGVLAAERTRALQLQVEVFHLKQRLQSMENRVPTPRKPFQV